A region of Veillonellaceae bacterium DNA encodes the following proteins:
- a CDS encoding IS3 family transposase, producing MESLCRLSKVSRAAYYGWLNHIKSGRELLREKVAQEVMKTHQEYPDMGYRRINDWIKKDDNININVSDSLVLRIMRILNIKSVIKYKTDGCTRNAKDPKYIFENLLNRDFDAGVSNARWMTDVTEFKYTTADGVLHKLYLSAIIDGHDRRIVSYVIGDRNNTALAFETMEKALKENPGEHPMIHTDRGFQYTSNGFHKIVEKAGLVHSMSRVGCCADNGLMEGFWGMLKRERYYTRKFTSRKAVVSMINGYIYFYNNKRIQRKLHLLAPMEVFNAAPMAA from the coding sequence ATAGAAAGTCTCTGCCGACTCTCAAAGGTCTCCCGGGCAGCTTATTACGGATGGCTGAATCATATTAAGAGCGGCCGTGAACTGCTGAGAGAAAAGGTCGCACAGGAGGTCATGAAAACCCATCAGGAATATCCGGATATGGGATACCGCCGGATTAACGATTGGATCAAGAAGGATGACAACATCAATATAAATGTAAGCGACAGTCTGGTTCTTCGTATCATGCGGATACTTAATATTAAGTCCGTGATCAAGTACAAGACCGATGGTTGCACTCGTAACGCAAAGGATCCAAAGTACATTTTTGAAAACCTGCTGAACCGTGACTTTGATGCCGGCGTGTCCAATGCAAGATGGATGACGGATGTCACTGAATTCAAGTACACAACTGCTGATGGAGTTTTGCACAAGTTATATTTAAGCGCGATTATTGACGGCCATGATCGCCGGATTGTCTCTTATGTCATCGGCGACAGGAACAATACTGCACTGGCTTTTGAGACAATGGAAAAGGCACTTAAAGAGAATCCTGGAGAACATCCAATGATTCATACCGACCGCGGATTCCAGTATACAAGCAACGGATTCCATAAGATTGTTGAAAAAGCAGGACTGGTTCACAGCATGTCCCGTGTAGGCTGCTGTGCAGACAACGGTCTGATGGAAGGGTTCTGGGGAATGCTGAAGCGCGAACGTTACTACACACGTAAATTCACCAGCCGTAAAGCAGTGGTAAGCATGATCAACGGCTACATCTACTTCTACAACAACAAACGCATTCAGCGCAAATTACATCTTTTAGCTCCAATGGAAGTATTCAACGCAGCTCCAATGGCTGCATGA
- a CDS encoding DUF1848 domain-containing protein gives MILNTGQRTDIPAFYSDWFLRRVREGSVMVRNPFNYQRITRYKIDPEVVDIIAFCTKNPAPMLGKLGELAAFRQYWHVTITPYGRDIEPNVPPVEETISSFRKLSGIVGKERTVWRYDPILLTDTFTPERHIRAFRDMAEKLEGSTENCVISFIDLYKKTIRNFPEAERVSHEIQYHMAERMAKIGEQHGIQVSSCLEDPRLAKVGIDTSGCMTKEKLEKAFGIKLKIPNIKTHQARQGCACLLGNDIGAYTTCPHLCKYCYANESPEAVIENRNHHDPSSPLLIGHVEKEDQVVEARQETWIDREISLF, from the coding sequence ATGATCTTAAACACAGGGCAGAGAACCGACATACCAGCCTTCTATTCTGACTGGTTCCTTCGCCGCGTCCGCGAAGGCTCCGTCATGGTGCGGAACCCTTTCAACTACCAGAGAATCACCAGGTACAAAATCGACCCCGAAGTCGTAGACATCATCGCCTTCTGCACCAAGAACCCCGCGCCCATGCTGGGGAAATTGGGGGAACTGGCAGCCTTCCGCCAGTACTGGCACGTCACCATCACGCCCTACGGCAGAGATATAGAACCCAACGTCCCGCCCGTAGAAGAAACCATTTCCTCCTTCAGGAAACTGTCAGGGATAGTAGGAAAAGAAAGAACCGTCTGGCGGTACGATCCCATACTCCTGACAGATACCTTCACACCCGAACGCCACATCCGCGCCTTCAGAGACATGGCTGAGAAACTAGAAGGAAGCACAGAAAACTGCGTCATTTCCTTCATCGACCTATACAAGAAAACCATCCGAAACTTCCCCGAAGCAGAAAGAGTCAGCCACGAAATCCAGTACCACATGGCAGAAAGAATGGCAAAGATAGGAGAGCAGCACGGCATCCAAGTCTCCTCCTGCCTCGAAGACCCGAGACTGGCAAAAGTTGGCATAGACACCAGCGGCTGCATGACAAAAGAAAAACTAGAAAAAGCCTTCGGAATCAAACTCAAGATCCCAAACATCAAAACCCACCAGGCCAGACAAGGCTGCGCCTGCCTCCTCGGAAACGACATAGGCGCCTACACCACCTGCCCGCACCTCTGCAAATACTGCTACGCCAACGAAAGCCCCGAAGCCGTCATCGAAAACAGAAACCACCACGACCCAAGCTCCCCGCTCCTCATAGGCCACGTAGAAAAAGAAGACCAAGTAGTAGAAGCCAGACAAGAAACCTGGATCGATAGAGAGATTAGCCTCTTTTAA
- a CDS encoding SDR family NAD(P)-dependent oxidoreductase, with protein MRTAVVTGASSGLGREFVKQLSEEGKLDEIWVIARRRDKLEELASSVKTPLRIFAASLDDEGLYGLLSVLMEREKPDIHLLINNAGRGAMTTFDEESTEDAVSMIGLNCQAPVKMMKLCLPYMKEGAGIINVASVAGLLPLPDLAVYGATKAFLLSLSQAVNEEMKERNIHIMALCPYWIKDTEFIEKAGAQGRVSEKGILTAEDTVKKALEDLRHGKTVSLPGKMAKLTAIGTRLAPLGLVWKIRKWMKA; from the coding sequence ATGAGGACAGCAGTCGTCACCGGAGCTTCCTCCGGACTCGGACGGGAATTCGTCAAGCAGCTATCCGAAGAAGGAAAACTGGATGAAATCTGGGTCATTGCCAGAAGAAGAGACAAACTCGAAGAACTCGCCTCTTCCGTCAAGACGCCCCTTCGCATCTTTGCGGCAAGCCTCGATGACGAAGGCCTCTACGGTCTCCTTTCCGTCCTAATGGAAAGAGAAAAGCCTGACATCCACCTCCTCATCAATAACGCAGGAAGAGGCGCCATGACCACCTTTGACGAAGAAAGTACCGAAGACGCCGTCAGCATGATCGGTCTGAACTGCCAGGCTCCCGTAAAAATGATGAAACTCTGCCTTCCCTATATGAAAGAAGGAGCAGGGATAATCAACGTAGCATCCGTAGCAGGCCTTCTGCCGCTGCCGGACCTCGCCGTCTACGGCGCGACAAAAGCCTTCCTCCTCTCCCTCTCCCAAGCAGTCAATGAAGAAATGAAAGAAAGAAACATCCATATCATGGCCCTCTGCCCCTACTGGATCAAAGACACTGAATTCATAGAAAAAGCAGGCGCCCAAGGCCGCGTCTCAGAAAAGGGCATCCTCACCGCCGAAGACACAGTAAAAAAAGCCCTCGAAGACCTAAGACACGGGAAAACAGTCAGTCTCCCAGGGAAAATGGCCAAACTCACAGCCATAGGCACCAGACTCGCCCCGCTAGGGCTCGTATGGAAAATAAGGAAATGGATGAAAGCGTAG
- a CDS encoding RluA family pseudouridine synthase, with protein MDLKVVVDPWFEGKELRHFVLGHMHLSSSLWKKIKWNGTILINGRQVFNARTALHAGDEITLIWSEENDILPVDIPLDIVYEDPWLLVVNKGPHMIIHPTSKSTQETLVNAVAGYFKKKGEDAGIHPVYRLDRNTTGLVVVAKSANVQYDLSKSHDSIYREYLALVSGEIEMEEKDKDKKVIDDPIGRKPGSIVEWMVRDDGKPAWTEYMVVAHSWKATLVRVHLLTGRTHQIRVHFSHMHHPLLGDDLYGGSMDLIQRQALHAYSVEFTHPVTGKKMNFTAPVPDDMKSLIKDIWPDLDISKL; from the coding sequence ATGGACTTGAAGGTTGTGGTGGATCCTTGGTTTGAGGGGAAGGAGCTGCGGCATTTTGTGCTTGGACATATGCATCTCTCCTCTTCGCTTTGGAAGAAGATCAAGTGGAATGGGACGATCCTGATTAATGGCAGGCAGGTGTTTAATGCACGGACGGCGCTGCATGCAGGGGATGAGATTACTTTGATCTGGTCGGAGGAGAATGATATTCTTCCGGTGGATATTCCTTTGGATATTGTGTATGAGGATCCCTGGCTTCTTGTGGTGAATAAGGGGCCTCATATGATTATTCATCCTACGTCGAAGTCGACGCAGGAGACTTTGGTGAATGCTGTCGCGGGGTATTTCAAGAAGAAGGGCGAGGATGCGGGGATTCATCCTGTGTATCGTCTGGACCGGAATACGACGGGGCTTGTTGTTGTGGCGAAGTCGGCGAATGTGCAGTATGACCTTTCGAAGTCGCATGATTCGATTTATCGTGAGTACCTGGCTCTTGTGAGCGGGGAAATCGAGATGGAGGAGAAGGATAAGGATAAGAAGGTCATTGATGATCCGATCGGGAGGAAGCCCGGGAGCATCGTCGAGTGGATGGTTCGTGACGACGGGAAGCCGGCATGGACGGAGTACATGGTCGTGGCGCACTCGTGGAAGGCGACGCTGGTGCGTGTTCACCTTCTGACGGGAAGGACGCATCAGATCCGCGTTCATTTCTCACATATGCATCATCCTCTCCTTGGGGATGATCTCTATGGAGGCTCGATGGATCTTATCCAGCGCCAGGCGCTCCATGCGTATTCTGTTGAATTTACTCATCCGGTGACGGGAAAGAAAATGAATTTCACAGCTCCTGTTCCTGATGATATGAAATCTTTGATCAAGGATATCTGGCCTGATCTGGATATTTCCAAATTATGA
- a CDS encoding DUF4422 domain-containing protein, with the protein MDIKILVAAHKKYWMPEDSVYLPLRVGAEGKEDLGYTPDNTGDNISIKNPEFCELTGLYWAWKNLSCDYIGLCHYRRYFGKKTHSDDIEKKKQAIFHREDYEKLLKKYDVILPKKRNYYIETVRSQYEHAHYKKDLDITEKIIAEKYPEYSADFTKVMNRRKLHILNMFVMKKEIFDEYAAWLFDILFELEKRTDMTGYDTYERRLYGFMSERLFNVWLEHKQLRECEVSVVFLEHIDWVKKGTAFLKRKLVGR; encoded by the coding sequence ATGGATATTAAGATTTTAGTTGCAGCGCATAAGAAATACTGGATGCCGGAGGATTCCGTCTATTTGCCGCTTCGGGTCGGAGCAGAGGGAAAAGAAGATCTGGGATATACGCCGGATAATACGGGAGACAATATTTCCATCAAGAATCCTGAATTCTGTGAACTGACCGGTCTTTACTGGGCATGGAAGAATCTTTCCTGCGATTATATCGGCCTTTGCCATTACAGACGTTACTTTGGAAAGAAGACACATTCCGATGATATTGAAAAGAAAAAACAGGCTATTTTTCATAGAGAGGACTATGAGAAACTCCTGAAAAAATATGATGTCATTCTTCCAAAGAAGAGAAACTATTATATTGAAACCGTCCGCAGCCAGTATGAGCATGCCCACTATAAAAAAGATCTCGATATAACAGAAAAAATCATAGCGGAGAAGTATCCGGAATATAGTGCTGATTTCACCAAAGTCATGAACCGAAGAAAACTTCATATCCTGAACATGTTCGTCATGAAGAAAGAAATCTTTGACGAATATGCAGCGTGGCTCTTTGATATCCTTTTCGAACTGGAAAAGAGAACAGATATGACAGGCTATGATACGTATGAAAGACGACTTTACGGCTTCATGTCCGAGCGCCTCTTTAACGTCTGGCTTGAACATAAGCAGCTCAGAGAATGTGAAGTTTCCGTGGTATTTCTGGAACATATTGATTGGGTGAAAAAGGGGACTGCTTTCCTGAAAAGGAAATTGGTGGGGAGATAA
- a CDS encoding DUF4931 domain-containing protein, with the protein MNTPIIFNLSIGGKKPHSSTQKICPFCHPETLTNILDKKDDIIWLMNKFPVFEGTYPTVIVETSDHDAELTTYSKEKLHEVISFGLERWEKMETDKRFKSVLYFRNYGPGSGGSQRHPHSQIIGLDTYDYKDNIDRENFLGPVIHEDDDCYATVSDYPISGMGEMNVTLKKDASPEKFADTIQTLARYVLNDFPLPCTSYNIFFYHFKHIRAKIFPRYTASPLYMGYHITHVMDPESQKRMMEMLHTEKYFGE; encoded by the coding sequence ATGAATACACCTATCATTTTCAACCTTTCAATCGGAGGCAAGAAGCCGCATTCTTCGACGCAGAAAATCTGCCCTTTCTGCCATCCTGAAACTTTAACAAACATCCTCGACAAGAAGGATGATATCATCTGGCTGATGAACAAGTTCCCTGTTTTCGAAGGAACATATCCGACGGTCATTGTAGAGACTTCTGACCATGATGCAGAACTGACGACGTACAGTAAGGAAAAGCTGCATGAAGTCATTTCCTTTGGCCTTGAACGCTGGGAAAAGATGGAGACGGACAAGCGTTTCAAATCCGTCCTTTATTTCCGCAACTACGGCCCTGGTTCAGGCGGCTCGCAGCGCCATCCTCATTCCCAGATCATCGGTCTTGATACGTATGACTACAAGGACAACATCGACCGGGAGAATTTCCTAGGTCCCGTCATCCATGAAGATGACGACTGCTACGCCACCGTATCGGACTATCCGATCAGCGGCATGGGAGAAATGAACGTCACTCTGAAGAAGGATGCTTCACCGGAAAAATTCGCTGACACGATCCAGACACTGGCCCGCTATGTCCTGAATGACTTCCCTCTCCCCTGCACGAGCTACAACATTTTCTTTTACCATTTCAAACATATCCGGGCGAAGATTTTCCCGCGCTACACGGCAAGTCCTCTCTACATGGGCTACCATATCACCCATGTCATGGATCCGGAAAGCCAGAAGCGCATGATGGAAATGCTTCATACCGAAAAGTATTTTGGAGAATGA
- the galE gene encoding UDP-glucose 4-epimerase GalE: protein MMAILLAGGAGYIGSHTAVALLEAGYDVVIADDYSNSSPEAVNRIEKITGKKVKAYEVDVKNKDGMRKVFAEDPIECVIHFAGLKAVGESVSQPIRYYRNNIDTTLTLLECMQEANVHQFVFSSSATVYGEENPIPYKETMKRGSCSNPYGWTKVMMEQILEDAAKADPGLSVVLLRYFNPIGAHESGLIGEDPQGIPNNLMPYIAQVAVGRRDHLTVFGGDYPTPDGTCRRDYIHVMDLADGHVSAAGFAAENKGVNIFNLGTGTPYSVLDIIHAFEDASGVKIKYEIGQRRAGDLPEFWADSSKAQEVLAWKARRSLEDMCRDTWNWQKKNPNGYKG from the coding sequence ATGATGGCAATCTTATTGGCAGGCGGAGCCGGCTATATCGGCTCTCATACGGCAGTGGCACTTCTGGAAGCAGGTTATGATGTCGTGATTGCAGACGACTACAGCAACAGCTCACCTGAGGCTGTCAATCGCATCGAGAAAATCACGGGGAAGAAAGTCAAGGCCTATGAAGTGGATGTAAAAAATAAAGATGGTATGAGAAAGGTTTTCGCTGAAGATCCGATCGAATGCGTTATCCACTTTGCAGGTCTCAAGGCCGTCGGAGAATCCGTCAGCCAGCCGATCCGTTATTACAGAAATAATATCGATACGACACTGACACTTCTGGAATGCATGCAGGAAGCAAACGTCCATCAGTTTGTATTCTCTTCTTCCGCTACCGTGTATGGAGAAGAAAATCCGATTCCCTATAAAGAAACAATGAAACGAGGAAGCTGCTCCAATCCGTATGGTTGGACAAAAGTCATGATGGAGCAGATCTTGGAAGATGCCGCCAAGGCTGATCCAGGTCTCAGCGTCGTCCTTCTTCGTTACTTCAATCCGATCGGTGCTCATGAAAGCGGTCTCATCGGAGAGGATCCGCAGGGCATTCCGAATAACCTCATGCCATACATTGCTCAGGTCGCTGTAGGACGCAGAGATCACCTGACCGTCTTTGGCGGAGACTATCCGACACCGGACGGCACCTGCAGGCGTGACTATATCCATGTCATGGATCTGGCGGACGGTCATGTCAGCGCTGCAGGCTTTGCCGCTGAAAATAAAGGCGTCAATATTTTCAACCTTGGTACAGGGACGCCATACAGCGTTCTGGATATTATCCATGCTTTCGAAGATGCATCCGGCGTCAAGATCAAGTATGAAATCGGACAAAGAAGGGCCGGCGACCTTCCTGAATTCTGGGCAGACTCTTCCAAAGCACAGGAGGTTCTTGCATGGAAAGCAAGACGTTCTCTCGAGGATATGTGCCGTGATACCTGGAACTGGCAGAAGAAAAATCCGAATGGATATAAGGGATAA
- a CDS encoding IS3 family transposase — protein sequence MESLCRLSKVSRAAYYGWLNHIKSGRELLREKVAQEVMKTHQEYPDMGYRRINDWIKKDDNININVSDSLVLRIMRILNIKSVIKYKTDGCTRNAKDPKYIFENLLNRDFDAGVSNARWMTDVTEFKYTTADGVLHKLYLSAIIDGHDRRIVSYVIGDRNNTALAFETMEKALKENPGEHPMIHTDRGFQYTSNGFHKIVEKAGLVHSMSRVGCCADNGLMEGFWGMLKRERYYTRKFTSRKAVVSMINGYIYFYNNKRIQRKLHLLAPMEVFNAAPMAA from the coding sequence ATAGAAAGTCTCTGCCGACTCTCAAAGGTCTCCCGGGCAGCTTATTACGGATGGCTGAATCATATTAAGAGCGGCCGTGAACTGCTGAGAGAAAAGGTCGCACAGGAGGTCATGAAAACCCATCAGGAATATCCGGATATGGGATACCGCCGGATTAACGATTGGATCAAGAAGGATGACAACATCAATATAAATGTAAGCGACAGTCTGGTTCTTCGTATCATGCGGATACTTAATATTAAGTCCGTGATCAAGTACAAGACCGATGGTTGCACTCGTAACGCAAAGGATCCAAAGTACATTTTTGAAAACCTGCTGAACCGTGACTTTGATGCCGGCGTGTCCAATGCAAGATGGATGACGGATGTCACTGAATTCAAGTACACAACTGCTGATGGAGTTTTGCACAAGTTATATTTAAGCGCGATTATTGACGGCCATGATCGCCGGATTGTCTCTTATGTCATCGGCGACAGGAACAATACTGCACTGGCTTTTGAGACAATGGAAAAGGCACTTAAAGAGAATCCTGGAGAACATCCAATGATTCATACCGACCGCGGATTCCAGTATACAAGCAACGGATTCCATAAGATTGTTGAAAAAGCAGGACTGGTTCACAGCATGTCCCGTGTAGGCTGCTGTGCAGACAACGGTCTGATGGAAGGGTTCTGGGGAATGCTGAAGCGCGAACGTTACTACACACGTAAATTCACCAGCCGTAAAGCAGTGGTAAGCATGATCAACGGCTACATCTACTTCTACAACAACAAACGCATTCAGCGCAAATTACATCTTTTAGCTCCAATGGAAGTATTCAACGCAGCTCCAATGGCCGCATGA
- the galU gene encoding UTP--glucose-1-phosphate uridylyltransferase GalU, which yields MQKIRKAVIPAAGFGTRFLPETKAMPKEMLPIVDKPTIQYIVEEIEASGIEQILIISGHAKRAIEDHFDSSPELEQHLYESGKMDLLKEIRHVASVKVHYTRQQYMRGLGDAILCAKEFMDGEPFGVILGDDVVYNGDGKPALKQLMDQYEKTGGAVIGCQLVREDQVSSYGIIDGVKTEDPDLVKVLDMIEKPSIEEAPSRFAALGRYVITPEIFKILEQTKPGKGGEIQLTDALRVMARNGNVYAYNFKGKRYDTGNKLGYLKAMVEFALRREDIGPGFREYLKTLEL from the coding sequence ATGCAGAAGATTAGAAAAGCAGTGATTCCGGCAGCGGGGTTTGGTACTCGGTTCCTTCCGGAAACGAAGGCGATGCCGAAGGAGATGCTTCCGATCGTAGATAAGCCTACAATCCAGTATATTGTCGAGGAAATCGAAGCGAGCGGGATTGAACAGATCCTGATCATTTCAGGACATGCGAAGAGAGCTATCGAAGATCATTTCGATTCGTCTCCAGAGCTGGAGCAGCATCTGTATGAATCTGGAAAGATGGATCTTCTGAAAGAGATTCGTCACGTGGCTTCTGTCAAAGTGCATTATACCCGCCAGCAGTACATGAGAGGTCTTGGAGATGCCATTCTCTGTGCTAAGGAATTCATGGACGGAGAACCATTTGGCGTCATCCTTGGCGATGATGTCGTATATAATGGCGATGGAAAGCCGGCTCTGAAGCAGCTGATGGACCAGTATGAAAAGACGGGCGGAGCTGTCATTGGATGCCAGCTCGTAAGAGAAGACCAGGTCTCCTCCTATGGAATCATTGATGGCGTAAAAACGGAAGATCCGGACTTGGTCAAAGTTCTGGACATGATAGAAAAACCTTCTATCGAAGAAGCCCCCAGCCGCTTTGCAGCGCTTGGACGCTACGTCATCACTCCGGAAATATTCAAGATCCTTGAACAAACGAAACCAGGGAAAGGCGGAGAAATCCAGCTTACCGATGCCCTTCGCGTCATGGCAAGAAATGGAAACGTTTATGCCTATAACTTCAAAGGAAAACGCTACGACACAGGCAATAAGCTTGGTTATCTCAAAGCCATGGTAGAATTTGCTCTTAGAAGAGAGGATATTGGACCAGGATTCAGAGAATACCTGAAGACATTGGAACTGTGA
- a CDS encoding metallophosphoesterase codes for MKLYAFSDFHLSGDPPTKPMDIFGPAWNNHREKIIHAWMETIHPEDTVIMAGDLSWALHIQDAISDLKMLGSLPGRKIIVRGNHDYWWDTVTKMTRMTDGAFEFIHNSALSVGPIAIAGTRGWIAETSRKLTEADKPIILREEGRLERSLELASKMNPERIIAVLHYPPFDELRNPTHMLQLMTKYHVTDCVYGHIHGAMNFQNLPDELEGIRLHLTSADYLDFKPHLLYDLEDFHAEKNDRE; via the coding sequence ATGAAATTATATGCTTTCAGTGACTTCCACCTCTCAGGAGACCCGCCGACAAAACCGATGGACATCTTCGGACCTGCCTGGAACAATCACAGGGAGAAGATCATCCATGCATGGATGGAAACGATCCATCCTGAAGACACGGTCATCATGGCGGGCGATTTGTCATGGGCTCTTCATATCCAGGATGCTATTTCCGACCTGAAGATGCTGGGAAGCCTTCCGGGAAGAAAGATCATCGTCCGCGGCAACCATGACTACTGGTGGGATACCGTCACAAAAATGACCCGCATGACAGACGGCGCTTTTGAATTTATCCATAACTCCGCCCTCTCTGTCGGACCGATAGCCATCGCCGGCACAAGAGGCTGGATTGCAGAAACGTCCAGAAAGCTGACAGAGGCCGATAAGCCGATCATTTTACGGGAAGAAGGAAGACTGGAACGCTCCCTGGAGCTGGCCAGCAAGATGAATCCGGAAAGAATCATCGCCGTCCTTCACTATCCGCCTTTCGATGAACTCAGAAATCCGACCCATATGCTGCAGCTCATGACCAAGTACCACGTCACCGACTGCGTCTACGGCCATATCCACGGAGCCATGAATTTCCAAAACCTACCCGATGAGCTCGAAGGCATCCGCCTCCATCTCACCTCGGCCGACTATCTGGACTTCAAGCCTCATCTTCTTTATGACCTGGAGGATTTCCATGCTGAGAAAAACGACAGAGAGTAA
- the glf gene encoding UDP-galactopyranose mutase codes for MKYDYLIVGSGLFGAVFAREAVKAGKKVLIVEKRPNIAGNVYTEDKEGIHVHVYGAHIFHTNDKKVWDYVNQYAVFNRFTNSPVANYHGELYSLPFNMYTFNKMWGVVTPEEAAAKIGEQRKAAGITNPKNLEEQAISLVGTDIYEKLIKGYTEKQWGRACTELPSFIIKRLPVRLTFDNNYFNALYQGIPIGGYTKMVENMLEGIEVRLNTDYLEHKEELDALADRVVYTGPIDAYFGYDLGPLEYRSVCFEVETLNKPNFQGNAAVNYTDRETPWTRIIEHKWFQFGKDDEGHDLPKTVISREYSSEWKPGDEPYYPVNDAKNGALYQQYAEKVKKESKVIFGGRLGEYKYYDMDQVIADALRVAEKEI; via the coding sequence ATGAAATATGATTATTTGATCGTTGGATCCGGACTCTTTGGTGCTGTATTTGCCAGAGAGGCAGTCAAGGCGGGTAAGAAAGTGCTGATCGTTGAAAAGCGTCCAAACATTGCGGGGAATGTCTATACCGAAGATAAGGAAGGCATTCATGTCCATGTTTACGGCGCTCATATTTTCCATACGAACGACAAGAAAGTCTGGGATTATGTCAATCAGTATGCTGTATTCAACCGCTTCACAAATTCTCCGGTGGCAAATTATCATGGAGAGCTTTACTCCCTTCCTTTCAATATGTACACCTTCAATAAGATGTGGGGTGTTGTGACGCCGGAGGAAGCAGCTGCCAAGATCGGAGAACAAAGAAAAGCAGCCGGTATTACGAATCCGAAGAATCTGGAAGAACAGGCCATCAGCCTTGTTGGGACAGATATTTATGAAAAGCTGATCAAAGGGTATACGGAAAAACAGTGGGGCAGAGCCTGCACGGAACTTCCATCCTTTATTATCAAAAGACTTCCTGTCCGCCTGACTTTCGACAATAATTATTTCAATGCTCTTTACCAGGGGATTCCGATCGGCGGATATACAAAAATGGTCGAGAATATGCTGGAAGGCATTGAAGTCCGTCTGAATACAGATTATTTGGAACATAAGGAAGAGCTCGATGCTCTGGCGGACCGCGTCGTCTATACGGGTCCGATTGATGCATACTTCGGTTATGACTTAGGACCTTTGGAATACAGAAGTGTCTGCTTTGAGGTAGAAACACTGAATAAGCCGAATTTCCAGGGAAATGCAGCCGTGAACTATACGGATAGGGAAACTCCTTGGACAAGAATTATTGAGCATAAATGGTTCCAGTTCGGTAAGGATGATGAAGGGCATGACCTTCCAAAGACAGTTATTTCCAGAGAATACAGCTCCGAATGGAAACCCGGTGATGAACCGTACTATCCGGTCAATGATGCAAAGAATGGTGCTCTCTACCAGCAATATGCGGAAAAGGTAAAAAAGGAAAGCAAGGTCATTTTCGGCGGACGTCTCGGAGAATACAAGTATTACGACATGGATCAGGTCATTGCGGATGCACTTCGCGTGGCTGAAAAAGAAATTTAA
- the pgeF gene encoding peptidoglycan editing factor PgeF, translated as MTIQKKNGVSYLTFDVFENAPLTAAVSCRDGGVSQGVFASLNMGLHVGDDPSLVVENRKRFFDALGADSRTLINCSQVHGTHIEIVGKKDCGRGALSLDAAIPDTDGLITNEANVPITMNYADCTPLFFYDPKGVIALSHGGWRGTAGNIVGKTVSLMEEKFGSKREDIRAAIGPAIGLECFEVGDDVIEAMKDLFTDEEMEKLSRTKENGKFLFDLPGGNHVLMRKAGIAENHIEDCGICTFCHDDIFYSYRKAGGKTGRHMAVMMLED; from the coding sequence ATGACGATTCAGAAGAAAAACGGAGTTTCATATTTGACCTTTGATGTATTTGAAAACGCGCCCCTTACGGCTGCCGTCTCCTGCAGGGACGGCGGCGTCAGCCAGGGGGTTTTCGCTAGCTTGAACATGGGGCTCCACGTCGGGGATGATCCTTCCCTTGTCGTGGAGAACAGGAAACGTTTCTTTGATGCGCTTGGCGCTGACAGCAGGACGCTCATCAACTGCAGCCAGGTGCACGGGACTCATATAGAAATCGTGGGAAAGAAAGACTGCGGACGCGGGGCGCTCTCCCTTGATGCGGCGATCCCTGATACTGACGGCCTTATAACCAATGAAGCGAACGTTCCGATCACGATGAATTACGCCGACTGCACACCTCTATTCTTCTATGATCCCAAAGGAGTCATTGCTCTTTCCCATGGAGGCTGGCGCGGGACGGCGGGAAATATCGTTGGAAAGACCGTTTCTCTCATGGAAGAGAAATTCGGCTCGAAGAGAGAAGATATCCGCGCTGCGATTGGACCGGCCATTGGTCTCGAATGCTTCGAAGTCGGAGACGACGTCATTGAAGCGATGAAAGACCTCTTTACGGATGAAGAAATGGAAAAGCTAAGCCGCACGAAGGAAAATGGGAAATTTCTCTTCGACCTGCCGGGAGGCAACCACGTTCTCATGAGAAAAGCAGGCATTGCAGAGAATCACATCGAAGACTGCGGGATCTGCACCTTCTGCCATGACGATATCTTCTACTCCTACAGGAAAGCAGGAGGAAAGACTGGACGCCATATGGCCGTCATGATGCTCGAGGATTAA